One window of the Clostridium sp. MB40-C1 genome contains the following:
- a CDS encoding response regulator transcription factor, whose translation MARITIVEDDLFMREELMDVLKKAGYEVTAIADFHDVVAQIATLTPDLVLLDINLPEQSGFEVCKNLKLKGIGPILILTSRDKLKDELHGLNLGADDYLTKPCNRDRLLARIQNLLRRFEGQPELIDGGSFLLDPNTFTLYKGSQSLLLSANEGRILLALVQNRPEIVSKSTLSELLWGMDQYIDENALQVNITRLRKTLRQLDLDHQIETIRGKGYRLRGLRSHEMDKANI comes from the coding sequence GTGGCTAGGATTACAATTGTTGAAGATGATTTATTCATGAGAGAAGAATTAATGGATGTATTAAAAAAAGCTGGTTATGAAGTAACAGCAATTGCAGACTTCCATGATGTGGTTGCTCAAATAGCTACTTTGACACCAGATTTAGTATTGTTAGACATTAATTTACCAGAACAATCAGGATTTGAAGTATGCAAAAATCTAAAATTAAAAGGGATTGGTCCAATATTGATTCTTACATCTAGAGATAAGTTAAAAGATGAATTACATGGTCTTAATTTAGGTGCAGATGATTATCTCACAAAACCATGTAATCGAGATAGATTATTAGCGCGTATTCAGAACCTTCTAAGAAGATTTGAAGGACAACCAGAATTGATAGATGGTGGCAGTTTTTTGCTAGATCCCAATACTTTTACTTTGTATAAGGGATCTCAATCTTTATTATTATCAGCTAATGAAGGAAGAATTTTACTGGCTTTAGTACAGAATAGACCTGAGATTGTATCCAAATCAACACTGAGTGAACTTTTGTGGGGAATGGACCAATATATAGACGAAAATGCACTTCAGGTGAATATCACTCGCTTACGAAAAACATTGCGTCAATTAGACTTAGATCATCAAATTGAAACAATAAGAGGTAAAGGGTATAGACTTAGGGGGTTAAGAAGCCATGAAATGGATAAAGCAAATATATGA